The DNA region TATTGGACAAGGGTTTGGGAAGCACGAGAAAGTGTTATCTTTGGTTGCCCCCCAGGGATTCGAACCCCGATTGGCCGAGTCAGAGTCGGCAGTCCTACCATTGAACGAGGGGGCAACAGGTGATCTAGGGGTCGCGAATTGGTGCTCGCTGACGGCCTTTTTAGAGTGTACGGGGCGGCTCGATTCTGGTCAACGTCCTTCAGCTAGAATGCGGAGATGGAAAACGAGATCGCTGGACTATTCCTGAATTTTTCTTGCCGCAGGTTGGACATGGTTGCGACAAACATGTCGACCTGTCTGGGCAAACTGACGGATGAGCAAATCTGGAGTCGCGGTGGAGCACATGAGAACGCCGTGGGAAATATCGTGCTGCATCTTTGCGGAAATATCCGGCAGTGGGTGATGCATGGCATTAGCGGCACCGAAGACATTCGTGTACGTGAGGCTGAATTCAGCGCCGACGGTGGTGTCAGCGGAACCGTGTTGGCGGAGATGTTCGCTGCCACTGTGGCGGAGGCGCGTACGATTATTGCCAGGCTGCCGCCGGAGCGCCTGACCGACCGCACCAGTCCACAGCCAGGACGGCCTGAAGTGAGCGTTCTGGAGGCCATCTATCAGGTGGTGGCGCACGCTCATGAGCATGTTGGCCAGATCATTCTGGTGACGAAACAGATGATCACGACAGATCTCGATCTGACGATGCCCCGGCCTCGTTGAAGTGCGAAGCTGCGCAGCTATTCGACGGGAAGTTTGGCCTTGTAGCCGTCGCGGGCGATGATGGAGTATTTCAGTGGCTTGCCTTTCTCGTCCTGCATTCGCAGGGGGTGGCCCTCGTTGTCTACAAGTAAGACCTTGATCTTGCGGTAGGAGCCGTCGTCGTTGGAGTTTGTAGGCCGATAGGTAAGGACATATTGATTGCGGAT from Edaphobacter paludis includes:
- a CDS encoding DinB family protein, whose product is MVATNMSTCLGKLTDEQIWSRGGAHENAVGNIVLHLCGNIRQWVMHGISGTEDIRVREAEFSADGGVSGTVLAEMFAATVAEARTIIARLPPERLTDRTSPQPGRPEVSVLEAIYQVVAHAHEHVGQIILVTKQMITTDLDLTMPRPR